From a region of the Brockia lithotrophica genome:
- the kdpC gene encoding potassium-transporting ATPase subunit KdpC produces the protein MIPALRAAVVFALLTGLVYPLVTVGAAELFFPWQARGSLVERNGEVLGSPLVGQTYAWPEFFHPRPSAGGYDPLGTGGTNLAVASPKYKESLAQRVAEVRREEGVSGPLPADYVTASGSGLDPHISVAAAELQIPRIARVTGISEAELREMVARHTLGKSFGIWGEPRVELFSLNAEIAERLGRLPQSGTSSP, from the coding sequence GTGATTCCCGCTCTTCGGGCGGCGGTCGTCTTTGCCCTTCTCACGGGACTGGTCTACCCCCTCGTGACCGTGGGAGCCGCCGAACTCTTCTTCCCGTGGCAAGCCCGAGGAAGCCTCGTCGAGCGAAACGGCGAGGTCCTCGGCTCGCCGCTCGTAGGTCAGACGTATGCTTGGCCGGAGTTCTTTCACCCTCGGCCAAGTGCGGGGGGCTATGATCCCCTGGGTACGGGGGGTACGAACCTCGCGGTCGCGAGCCCGAAGTACAAAGAAAGTTTGGCCCAACGGGTCGCCGAAGTCCGACGAGAGGAGGGCGTTTCGGGACCGCTTCCCGCGGACTACGTGACGGCTTCCGGTTCGGGGCTCGACCCCCACATTTCCGTTGCCGCCGCCGAGCTCCAAATCCCCCGCATCGCTCGCGTGACGGGGATTTCCGAGGCAGAACTTCGGGAGATGGTGGCCCGGCACACGCTAGGGAAAAGTTTCGGGATTTGGGGAGAGCCACGCGTAGAACTCTTTTCCCTGAACGCCGAAATCGCCGAGCGTCTGGGCCGCCTTCCGCAATCCGGTACTTCTTCGCCCTGA
- the kdpB gene encoding potassium-transporting ATPase subunit KdpB: MVERKAVQPYSRELLGEAVRMSFVKLDPRQMVKNPVMFLVEVGAFLTLLLTIWPDLFGASEAGRGYNFAMFLILFFTVLFANFAEAVAEGRGKAQAAALRKTRGETMARRLKKDGEFEWVPASALRKGDVVRVEEGEIIPADGEIVEGLAAIDESVITGESAPVIKEAGGDFSSVTAGTRVISDWIVVRVTHDPGETFLDRMIALVEGAKRKKTPNEVALTILLVALTLIFLLVVATLVPVAGYLGISFDAVNLIALLVALIPTTIGGLLSAIGIAGMDRLAQANVIAMSGRAIEAAGDIDVIVLDKTGTITYGHRMAAEFIPVGTHSESEVAEAAYRASVRDETPEGRSIVDLARRKGVVWAEEAQALEGATVIEFSAETRKSGLRLASGETFVKGAVDVIRREAEAKGLPVPPDLAPKTERIAREGGTPLAVAVNGEILGLIYLKDTVKPGLKERFAELRAMGIKTIMLTGDNPLTAATIAQEAGVDEFVAEAHPEDKIRIIEREQRQGKLVAMTGDGTNDAPALAQADVGLAMNSGTQAAKEAANMVDLDSDPTKLLTVIAIGKQLLITRGALTAFSVANDVAKYFTIFPAIVVSGIPALDALNVLHLTSPRTAILSAMIFNAIIIPLLIPLALRGVRYRPATADQLLARNILIYGLGGVIAPFVGIKLIDVFLTFLGVR; this comes from the coding sequence GTGGTCGAACGCAAAGCGGTGCAACCCTACAGCCGGGAACTCTTAGGGGAAGCCGTCCGCATGAGCTTTGTCAAGCTCGACCCCCGCCAGATGGTAAAGAATCCCGTGATGTTCCTCGTGGAGGTTGGCGCCTTCCTCACCCTCCTCCTCACGATTTGGCCCGATCTCTTCGGGGCTTCCGAAGCCGGTCGTGGGTACAACTTCGCCATGTTCCTCATCCTCTTCTTCACCGTCCTCTTCGCGAACTTCGCCGAAGCCGTAGCAGAGGGGCGCGGAAAGGCGCAGGCCGCGGCGCTCCGCAAGACCCGTGGAGAGACGATGGCGCGCCGGCTGAAGAAGGACGGCGAGTTCGAATGGGTTCCGGCTTCCGCCTTGCGAAAGGGCGACGTCGTTCGAGTAGAGGAAGGGGAGATCATCCCCGCCGACGGAGAGATCGTTGAAGGTCTCGCCGCCATCGACGAGTCGGTAATCACCGGGGAGTCCGCTCCGGTGATCAAAGAGGCGGGCGGCGACTTCTCCTCCGTAACCGCAGGTACGCGCGTGATTTCCGACTGGATCGTCGTCCGCGTCACCCACGACCCGGGGGAAACGTTTCTCGACCGAATGATCGCCCTCGTGGAAGGGGCGAAGCGGAAAAAAACGCCGAACGAGGTGGCGCTTACCATCCTCCTCGTGGCGCTTACGCTCATCTTCCTCCTCGTCGTCGCCACCCTCGTCCCCGTTGCCGGCTATCTGGGGATCTCCTTTGACGCCGTAAACCTCATCGCCCTTCTCGTGGCGCTTATTCCCACGACAATCGGCGGTCTACTTTCGGCGATCGGCATCGCGGGGATGGACCGCCTGGCCCAGGCCAACGTGATCGCCATGAGCGGTCGGGCAATCGAGGCGGCCGGCGACATCGACGTGATCGTCCTCGACAAAACGGGAACCATTACCTACGGACACCGCATGGCCGCGGAGTTCATCCCTGTGGGTACGCACTCGGAGAGCGAGGTTGCGGAGGCCGCCTACCGCGCTTCGGTGCGCGACGAGACGCCGGAAGGGCGTTCGATTGTCGATCTTGCCCGACGCAAGGGCGTAGTTTGGGCCGAAGAGGCCCAAGCCCTCGAAGGGGCGACGGTGATCGAGTTTTCGGCGGAGACACGGAAATCCGGCCTCCGCCTCGCTTCGGGGGAGACGTTTGTGAAAGGCGCCGTCGACGTGATCCGCCGCGAAGCCGAGGCTAAGGGCTTGCCCGTGCCGCCCGACCTCGCTCCTAAGACGGAACGCATCGCGCGCGAGGGTGGGACGCCGCTTGCCGTGGCGGTAAACGGGGAGATCCTCGGGCTCATCTACCTCAAGGACACCGTCAAACCCGGGCTTAAGGAGCGTTTTGCCGAGCTTCGCGCCATGGGGATCAAGACGATCATGCTCACGGGCGACAACCCGCTTACGGCGGCGACGATCGCCCAGGAGGCGGGGGTCGACGAGTTCGTCGCCGAGGCGCACCCGGAGGACAAGATCCGTATCATCGAGCGCGAACAGCGCCAAGGGAAGCTCGTGGCGATGACCGGTGACGGGACGAACGACGCGCCGGCCCTCGCCCAGGCAGATGTGGGCCTCGCCATGAATTCGGGGACCCAGGCGGCCAAGGAAGCGGCAAACATGGTGGATCTGGACAGCGACCCGACCAAGCTCTTGACCGTGATCGCCATAGGAAAGCAGCTTCTCATCACCCGCGGAGCCCTCACCGCCTTTTCCGTGGCAAACGACGTCGCGAAGTACTTCACGATCTTTCCGGCGATTGTCGTAAGCGGGATTCCCGCCCTCGACGCGCTCAACGTCCTTCACCTTACGTCGCCTCGGACGGCGATCCTCTCGGCGATGATCTTCAACGCGATCATCATCCCCCTCCTCATCCCCTTGGCCCTTCGGGGTGTGCGCTACCGGCCGGCCACCGCCGACCAGCTCCTCGCCCGCAACATCCTGATCTACGGCTTGGGCGGGGTGATCGCTCCCTTTGTCGGGATCAAGCTCATCGACGTGTTCCTTACGTTCTTAGGCGTTCGCTAG
- a CDS encoding methyl-accepting chemotaxis protein, whose amino-acid sequence MEPTSGRVTQEGKGFRLMSLEVKVFFFILASLIVSAILTFFLMSQLHGFISRLGLGYAETIINTLVNLVVMMVMIQIFIQWLVINPLKRAVYALEEVARGNLDATFQHASRDELGLLSVAFEDMRGNLREIIENLLARTREAEELGEMVEHASRENAEASESIAREAEGVAMAAKADRERLASAAQEGEMVLRAVGHMREALAGVERATRSVEEAVAGGREDIAKVLQELEHLKEKVQSWTSLVGRLGQEMASVDDIVRFITDLAEQTNLLALNAAIEAARAGEQGRGFAVVAQEIRKLAEASGRSAQEIGDRLALLRRQADDVVGAITRGVEELIQTFGGISEAEEAFVRIADTVKDMADEVRSAGAALEDVEDKSQEFITVFREIEASLAKSMGAMEAIAGLTEEQTGKAEEMLAALEHMRKAISKLGEEAHRFVLSDSEFAKGKRLRPAVAA is encoded by the coding sequence ATGGAGCCGACTTCCGGGCGTGTGACGCAGGAGGGAAAGGGCTTTCGCCTCATGAGCCTCGAGGTCAAGGTCTTTTTCTTCATCCTCGCGAGCCTCATTGTAAGCGCTATCCTCACGTTTTTCCTCATGTCCCAGTTGCACGGGTTTATTTCTCGACTCGGACTCGGGTACGCAGAGACCATCATCAACACGTTGGTCAACCTCGTCGTGATGATGGTCATGATCCAGATCTTCATCCAGTGGCTTGTGATCAATCCGCTGAAGCGTGCGGTGTACGCCCTGGAAGAGGTCGCCCGAGGCAACCTCGATGCGACGTTTCAACACGCTTCGCGGGACGAGCTCGGCCTTTTGTCCGTAGCTTTCGAAGACATGCGGGGGAACCTACGGGAAATCATCGAGAACCTCCTCGCGCGGACACGCGAAGCGGAGGAACTCGGCGAGATGGTAGAACATGCGTCGCGGGAAAACGCCGAAGCTTCGGAGAGCATCGCCCGCGAGGCGGAAGGAGTTGCGATGGCCGCGAAGGCCGACCGCGAACGTCTTGCGTCTGCTGCTCAGGAGGGGGAGATGGTACTCCGCGCCGTGGGACACATGCGGGAGGCGCTGGCCGGTGTCGAACGGGCGACGCGAAGCGTAGAAGAGGCGGTCGCTGGCGGACGGGAGGATATCGCCAAAGTCCTGCAGGAACTCGAACACCTTAAGGAGAAGGTACAAAGTTGGACCTCTCTCGTCGGGCGCCTGGGTCAGGAAATGGCTTCCGTGGACGACATCGTGCGCTTCATCACGGACCTCGCCGAACAGACCAACCTGCTCGCATTGAATGCCGCGATCGAAGCGGCGCGCGCGGGCGAGCAGGGCCGCGGATTCGCCGTCGTCGCCCAGGAGATTCGCAAGCTCGCCGAAGCTTCGGGGCGGTCCGCCCAGGAGATCGGAGATCGTCTAGCCCTCCTCCGTCGGCAGGCCGACGACGTGGTAGGCGCGATCACCCGGGGCGTAGAAGAACTCATACAGACATTTGGCGGGATATCGGAAGCCGAAGAGGCGTTCGTGCGTATCGCCGATACCGTGAAGGACATGGCCGACGAGGTTCGCTCGGCGGGGGCGGCCCTCGAGGATGTAGAAGACAAGTCCCAGGAATTCATCACGGTGTTTCGCGAAATCGAAGCTTCCCTCGCGAAATCTATGGGAGCGATGGAGGCTATCGCGGGCCTCACCGAAGAACAGACGGGAAAGGCGGAGGAAATGCTTGCGGCCCTCGAGCACATGCGCAAGGCGATCAGCAAACTTGGCGAGGAGGCACACCGTTTCGTCCTCAGCGACTCCGAATTCGCGAAAGGGAAACGCTTGAGACCCGCAGTGGCGGCGTAG
- a CDS encoding asparagine synthetase B family protein yields the protein MTSLERRDAVAAGVGEEGLSRPFWGVVGRKASRFPLNFASFVSGNRPPHREGGERYLLWFTGELENAGVLRKRANVEPLPASPSDEGGQERLFLSVWKTLGKEGLSLLSGSFAFALVDLEEGLVYLGGDPFGLQTLYYAPTPDGLFFATEILHILENSDIKRRANPDLLYVYLRWGLIPAPGETFFRGIYRVPPGFVYVARIDHPENGRLERFVSPSLEEPERLSFQEAKERVRELFFRALAEVGGKEERLGAFLSGGIDSSAIVLGLHHLFPRRDVYAVSFVADDELVGEERFIDLAARAGNVRTYKFRIHPDELVADVEDLVRVQEEPFGSTSVYAQFRGFRAARALGLPVLFSGQGADELLGGYLYLRGLRLASLWRGGRRVEALDFLLRNYRALTGGKNIFVYVLPQFLPFLIKKSSRESLWLNTDWFEERGASTVELSKKVVLRNYSKDHVRNENHLNLFAKSLPTLLRYESRNAGYFGIKKRNPFLNKEFADFIFRLPEEYLISRDGTTKWVFREAMRGIVPDEILDRRDKIGFATPEHRWLLDLAPWVSSLLEGIDEERFPFFRRKALLSEWERIRREKVLFDFRVWRWINVILWARTFDVIFE from the coding sequence ATGACATCCCTCGAACGAAGGGATGCAGTTGCTGCAGGGGTTGGGGAAGAGGGACTTTCCCGGCCCTTTTGGGGTGTTGTGGGACGTAAGGCCTCGAGGTTCCCTCTCAACTTTGCGTCGTTCGTCTCCGGAAATCGCCCCCCTCACCGCGAGGGCGGGGAAAGGTACCTCTTGTGGTTTACCGGGGAACTCGAAAATGCAGGAGTTCTGCGGAAAAGGGCAAACGTCGAACCTCTTCCCGCTTCGCCCTCGGACGAAGGAGGGCAGGAGAGGCTCTTTCTCTCGGTGTGGAAGACCCTGGGAAAGGAAGGTCTCTCTCTCCTCTCGGGTTCCTTTGCGTTTGCGCTCGTCGACCTCGAGGAGGGGCTTGTCTACCTCGGCGGCGATCCGTTCGGACTTCAGACGCTCTATTACGCTCCCACGCCGGATGGACTTTTTTTCGCCACCGAGATCCTCCATATTTTGGAAAATTCCGATATCAAGCGGCGTGCAAATCCGGATCTCCTCTACGTCTACCTTCGGTGGGGGCTCATCCCCGCTCCCGGAGAGACGTTTTTCCGAGGGATCTACCGGGTTCCTCCCGGTTTCGTCTACGTAGCCCGTATAGATCATCCCGAGAACGGACGCCTCGAGCGTTTCGTCTCGCCTTCCCTCGAAGAGCCAGAGCGCCTTTCCTTTCAGGAGGCGAAGGAACGCGTCCGCGAACTCTTTTTCCGCGCCCTTGCCGAGGTGGGCGGGAAGGAAGAACGGTTGGGTGCCTTTCTTTCGGGGGGGATCGATTCTTCGGCCATTGTCTTGGGCCTCCACCATCTGTTTCCCCGTCGCGACGTGTACGCCGTGAGCTTTGTCGCGGACGACGAATTGGTCGGGGAAGAGCGGTTTATCGACCTCGCCGCCCGGGCGGGTAACGTCCGCACGTATAAGTTCCGCATCCACCCGGACGAACTCGTCGCCGACGTTGAGGACCTCGTCCGTGTGCAAGAAGAACCCTTTGGAAGTACGAGCGTGTACGCCCAGTTTCGTGGATTTCGCGCGGCCCGAGCCCTGGGCTTACCCGTGCTGTTCAGCGGACAAGGTGCGGACGAACTTCTCGGGGGGTACTTGTACCTCCGCGGTTTGCGCCTCGCGTCCCTCTGGCGCGGGGGGAGGCGGGTGGAAGCCCTCGATTTTCTCCTGCGAAATTACCGCGCCCTCACGGGTGGGAAGAACATCTTCGTTTATGTCCTTCCTCAGTTTTTACCATTTTTAATAAAGAAAAGTTCAAGAGAAAGTTTATGGCTGAACACAGACTGGTTTGAAGAACGCGGCGCCTCGACCGTAGAATTGAGCAAAAAAGTTGTGCTTAGAAATTACTCAAAAGATCACGTAAGAAATGAAAATCATCTAAACTTGTTTGCGAAAAGCCTACCGACTCTTTTGAGATATGAATCGAGAAATGCGGGTTATTTTGGGATCAAAAAGAGAAATCCATTTTTAAACAAAGAATTTGCGGATTTTATCTTTCGCCTTCCCGAAGAATATTTGATTTCTCGCGATGGTACGACAAAGTGGGTGTTTCGCGAAGCGATGCGGGGAATCGTTCCCGATGAAATTCTCGATCGAAGGGACAAGATTGGTTTTGCCACGCCGGAACACCGATGGTTGTTGGATCTTGCGCCCTGGGTGTCTTCCCTTTTGGAAGGGATTGACGAAGAACGCTTCCCATTTTTCCGCCGCAAAGCCCTCCTGAGTGAGTGGGAACGGATTCGCCGGGAAAAGGTCCTTTTTGACTTTCGTGTATGGCGGTGGATCAACGTGATCCTCTGGGCGAGAACGTTCGACGTGATCTTCGAATAG
- a CDS encoding response regulator transcription factor, translating into MEHVAVEREAKIVEALERLKEYLEREAEEVPEVRETLLLLEEYVRSRAREERPFFRRGRLSVRREPVVRFDPSVLKRRVEMLDVLTAREREVVYLIGQGYRNRDIAQALVISEHTVKNHISNIFQKLGVADRYELLTLLYGSETEER; encoded by the coding sequence ATGGAACACGTGGCCGTGGAGCGCGAAGCCAAGATCGTGGAAGCGCTGGAACGCCTGAAGGAATACCTGGAGCGGGAGGCGGAAGAGGTTCCGGAGGTGCGCGAGACCCTCCTCCTTCTCGAAGAGTACGTGCGGAGTCGTGCCCGCGAAGAGAGGCCCTTTTTCCGCCGCGGGAGGCTTTCGGTTCGGCGGGAACCGGTAGTGCGCTTCGACCCCTCCGTTCTCAAGCGGCGCGTGGAGATGCTCGACGTGCTTACGGCGCGGGAGCGCGAGGTAGTATACCTGATCGGACAAGGGTACAGAAACCGAGACATCGCCCAGGCCTTGGTGATCAGCGAGCACACGGTGAAGAACCACATCTCCAACATCTTTCAGAAGCTCGGCGTAGCCGACCGGTACGAACTTTTGACGCTGCTCTACGGTTCGGAGACAGAAGAAAGGTAA
- the kdpA gene encoding potassium-transporting ATPase subunit KdpA — translation MNGPDFLEVLVFVLLVTALMVPTGNYLYRLMEAGEGPFGRVFLPVERPLYRLMGVDPDEEMDFRAYAKALVLSNLFMMLLGYAVFRLQAYLPLNPDGIPNQSPDLAFNTAASFITNTNWQSYSGETAMSILGQMLGITFLMTVSAATGIVAAFAAIRGIRGDRTLGNFYRDFTRVVVRFLLPLSFVVALLYVAEGMPQTLLGRVTVTTLDGAQQVIARGPIATLEVIKHLGTNGGGYFGANAAHPYENPTPFTNLLHMLLMMLVPTALLVTFGRATGRMRLAWLLYAGVFAIFLTHFAVVYAAETWGTPALRELGVQGGNFEGKEWRFGIVGASLFTTVTTAATTGSVDNMHDSLTPLGGMIPLFQMMLNTVFGGVGAGFLNILMYVLLTVFLSGLLVGRTPEFLGRKIEPKEMKLLVIALLMHPLLILFPTALALSLPGPRESILNPFFHGISEVAYAYASGAANNGSAFAGLNADTPFYNVSIGLVMLFGRFVSLLALVAVAASLGQKRVVPESTGTLKVDTPLFASLVVFVIWVVGGLTFFPVLALGPLAEHFTMLVQGVAP, via the coding sequence GTGAACGGTCCGGATTTTCTGGAGGTTTTGGTCTTCGTCCTCCTCGTGACGGCTCTCATGGTTCCTACGGGGAACTACCTCTACCGCCTCATGGAGGCAGGAGAAGGTCCGTTCGGTCGTGTGTTTCTCCCCGTGGAGCGGCCGCTCTACCGGCTTATGGGCGTAGATCCCGACGAGGAGATGGACTTTCGCGCCTATGCCAAGGCACTCGTGCTCTCTAACCTCTTCATGATGCTCCTCGGGTACGCCGTCTTCCGCCTTCAGGCGTACCTCCCCCTCAATCCCGACGGGATTCCAAACCAATCGCCGGATTTGGCCTTTAACACGGCGGCTTCCTTCATCACGAACACAAACTGGCAGTCGTACTCCGGCGAAACGGCGATGAGCATCCTCGGCCAGATGCTCGGCATCACCTTTCTCATGACCGTGTCCGCCGCCACGGGGATCGTGGCCGCCTTTGCCGCCATCCGGGGAATTCGCGGGGACCGCACCCTTGGGAATTTCTACCGCGACTTTACCCGCGTCGTGGTGCGCTTCCTCCTTCCCCTTTCCTTCGTCGTGGCGCTCCTCTACGTCGCCGAAGGCATGCCCCAAACCCTACTCGGGCGCGTAACCGTTACTACGCTCGACGGCGCCCAACAGGTAATTGCCCGTGGCCCCATAGCCACCCTCGAGGTAATCAAGCACTTGGGGACGAACGGGGGCGGGTACTTCGGGGCAAACGCCGCCCACCCATACGAAAACCCTACGCCCTTTACCAACCTCCTCCACATGCTCCTCATGATGCTCGTTCCCACCGCACTTCTCGTCACCTTCGGCCGGGCCACGGGGAGGATGCGGCTCGCCTGGCTCCTCTATGCGGGTGTGTTTGCGATCTTTCTCACCCATTTCGCCGTCGTCTACGCCGCGGAAACCTGGGGGACACCGGCGCTCCGCGAACTCGGAGTTCAGGGCGGCAACTTCGAGGGCAAGGAGTGGCGTTTCGGCATCGTCGGTGCCAGCCTCTTTACCACGGTGACGACGGCGGCCACGACCGGTTCTGTGGACAACATGCACGACTCCCTTACGCCCCTCGGAGGGATGATCCCGCTGTTTCAAATGATGCTCAACACCGTCTTCGGGGGCGTAGGGGCGGGGTTTCTCAACATCCTCATGTACGTCCTTCTCACCGTTTTCCTCTCGGGTCTGCTCGTGGGACGGACGCCCGAGTTTCTCGGCCGCAAGATCGAGCCTAAGGAAATGAAGCTCCTCGTGATCGCCTTGCTCATGCACCCGCTCCTCATCCTCTTCCCCACGGCCCTCGCCCTTTCCCTGCCCGGGCCGCGGGAATCCATCCTCAACCCCTTCTTCCACGGAATCTCCGAAGTTGCCTATGCCTATGCCTCCGGGGCGGCCAACAACGGATCCGCCTTTGCGGGGCTCAACGCCGACACGCCCTTTTACAACGTCTCCATCGGGCTCGTCATGCTCTTCGGCCGCTTTGTGTCCCTCCTCGCGCTCGTCGCCGTCGCCGCGTCGTTGGGCCAAAAGCGCGTGGTCCCCGAGTCTACGGGGACGCTCAAGGTAGACACCCCGCTCTTCGCTTCCCTCGTCGTCTTCGTGATTTGGGTGGTCGGGGGTCTCACGTTCTTTCCGGTCCTCGCGCTGGGGCCCTTGGCGGAGCACTTTACAATGCTCGTACAGGGCGTAGCCCCGTAA
- a CDS encoding DedA family protein: protein MLEWFARYGYAFLFFGLLGEYVALPFPGDLTLALAGVLSYHGRMNFALAAAVGFAGTALGMTITYWVGRGLGKPFLLRYGRYVALSPERVERGMRWIDQFGLPLLAVGYFLPGVRHVTGYLSGAMGIPFRHFAVAAYAGAFLWVMLFLTLGRLLGPRWEAYAPLLEKYAFPLGLALLAGTVTFVLMRSLWKPAMDRWMRFLREANATWRSVRRFRLLLYTSGSVLAGMFVLVVKLVVDLLSRDVRETDALLSVLVQGALEEFPDLTLLSRLEDLSRPEFLFFALVAASACVVWRGKEKDLELALLLGTFAGTLVGLWVFPRLFASVFASLDPPVGFAAPSYVVLGFLSFATYLSVSFSPAYFLRALIGTAFAFLVGGAAFADLAFSSASWSGVVVSGMLGAVWGGVHVVFYEAARIWRAERRGKILRAMREVF from the coding sequence GTGCTTGAATGGTTTGCCCGCTACGGGTACGCCTTTTTGTTTTTCGGCCTTCTTGGGGAGTACGTCGCCCTCCCCTTTCCCGGCGACCTCACGCTCGCCCTCGCGGGGGTGCTCTCGTACCACGGCAGGATGAACTTCGCCCTTGCAGCTGCCGTGGGCTTTGCGGGTACGGCGCTCGGGATGACGATCACCTACTGGGTCGGGCGGGGGTTGGGCAAACCCTTCCTCCTTCGCTACGGGAGATACGTCGCGCTTTCCCCGGAACGCGTGGAACGCGGAATGCGCTGGATCGATCAATTCGGCCTCCCGCTCCTCGCCGTAGGCTACTTTCTCCCCGGCGTACGTCATGTCACGGGGTACCTATCGGGGGCCATGGGAATTCCGTTTCGGCACTTTGCCGTCGCCGCGTACGCCGGTGCCTTCTTATGGGTCATGCTCTTCCTCACTTTGGGAAGGCTGTTAGGACCGAGGTGGGAGGCCTACGCCCCCCTCCTGGAGAAATACGCCTTTCCTCTGGGGCTTGCGCTTCTCGCCGGCACGGTTACCTTCGTCTTGATGCGCTCCCTGTGGAAACCCGCGATGGATCGGTGGATGCGCTTTTTGCGCGAAGCAAACGCGACGTGGCGATCTGTCCGCCGCTTTCGCCTCCTCCTCTACACCTCCGGATCGGTCCTCGCGGGCATGTTCGTCCTCGTCGTTAAGCTCGTCGTAGATCTTTTGTCCCGAGACGTACGGGAAACCGACGCCCTCCTCTCCGTCCTCGTGCAAGGGGCTTTGGAGGAGTTTCCCGACCTGACTTTGCTTTCCCGCCTGGAAGACCTAAGTCGTCCGGAGTTTCTCTTTTTCGCCTTGGTCGCGGCTTCGGCCTGCGTCGTTTGGCGAGGGAAGGAAAAGGATTTGGAGCTCGCTCTCCTTTTGGGCACGTTTGCAGGGACGCTTGTCGGGTTGTGGGTGTTTCCTCGCCTCTTTGCTTCCGTTTTCGCCTCCTTAGATCCCCCGGTAGGGTTTGCGGCGCCCTCATATGTCGTCTTGGGGTTTCTGTCCTTCGCCACCTACCTTTCGGTGAGTTTTTCCCCGGCGTATTTCCTGCGGGCGCTCATTGGCACGGCATTTGCGTTCTTGGTCGGCGGGGCGGCGTTTGCCGACCTCGCCTTTTCCTCTGCCTCCTGGAGCGGCGTCGTAGTAAGCGGAATGTTGGGCGCCGTGTGGGGTGGAGTTCACGTCGTCTTCTACGAAGCTGCACGAATTTGGCGGGCGGAAAGGCGGGGGAAGATCCTCCGGGCGATGAGAGAGGTCTTCTGA
- the kdpF gene encoding K(+)-transporting ATPase subunit F, with translation MDPPRRRRERKVTALLALTVLLFVYLAYALLFAERF, from the coding sequence GTGGATCCTCCGCGACGAAGGAGGGAACGGAAGGTGACGGCCCTCCTCGCGTTGACGGTACTTCTCTTCGTCTACCTCGCCTACGCGCTGCTTTTCGCAGAACGGTTTTAG
- a CDS encoding universal stress protein, producing MGFENGGRRRTPQEILEEIQRSNRGYLKIFLGAAPGVGKTVAMLREANEMLRQGIDIVVGIVETHGRKGTEEAIGNLPVLPLKPIEYKGRTFYELDVEGVLRRRPQFVVVDELAHTNVPGSKNRKRYEDVLEILEAGISVLTTMNVQHLESLHNTVEELTGVTVNERVPDWILDVANEVQIVDISPEKLIERLKAGQVYPDPRKIEQALRNYFRPENLTILRELALRELADDVDERLEQLTGRTGEEGEEEHAPVCHRILVAVDNDKNAERLIRRGWRVAKRLKGDLLVLHVITRSNRRHAEEERRKLRKIEEIAKDLGAKFYVEYSLGKRPVDVIVDFVKKHGVTQVILGESARSRLKEILFGSIATHILRKTKYVDVLIVADVPEEEREREAP from the coding sequence ATGGGGTTCGAAAATGGAGGTCGACGGCGTACCCCTCAGGAAATCCTCGAGGAAATTCAAAGGAGCAACCGCGGGTACCTGAAGATCTTTCTCGGTGCCGCCCCCGGCGTCGGCAAAACGGTGGCCATGCTCCGGGAAGCGAACGAGATGCTCCGTCAGGGGATCGACATCGTCGTCGGCATCGTGGAAACCCACGGCCGCAAGGGGACGGAGGAGGCAATTGGCAACCTCCCCGTACTTCCTTTGAAGCCGATCGAGTACAAGGGGCGCACCTTTTATGAATTGGACGTAGAAGGGGTGCTTCGTCGGCGGCCACAATTCGTCGTCGTCGACGAGCTCGCCCACACGAACGTCCCCGGCAGCAAAAACCGCAAGCGGTACGAGGACGTCCTCGAGATCCTCGAGGCGGGGATCAGCGTCCTCACGACGATGAACGTCCAACACCTGGAAAGCCTGCACAATACGGTCGAAGAACTCACGGGCGTTACCGTAAACGAACGGGTTCCTGACTGGATTCTCGACGTCGCGAACGAGGTCCAAATCGTCGACATCTCGCCGGAAAAGCTCATCGAACGCCTCAAGGCAGGCCAGGTGTACCCCGATCCGCGAAAAATCGAGCAGGCCCTGCGAAACTACTTCCGGCCGGAAAACCTCACGATCCTGCGCGAGCTCGCGTTGCGGGAACTGGCCGACGACGTCGACGAACGCCTGGAGCAGCTCACGGGGCGCACGGGGGAAGAAGGTGAGGAAGAACACGCCCCCGTATGCCACCGAATTCTCGTGGCGGTAGACAACGACAAGAACGCCGAACGCCTCATCCGCCGCGGTTGGCGCGTGGCCAAGCGGCTCAAGGGGGACCTCCTCGTACTTCACGTGATCACCCGTTCGAATCGCCGCCACGCGGAGGAGGAGAGGCGGAAGCTCCGGAAGATCGAGGAAATCGCCAAAGACCTCGGCGCGAAGTTTTACGTGGAGTACAGTTTGGGGAAAAGACCTGTAGACGTCATCGTCGACTTCGTGAAAAAGCACGGAGTGACGCAGGTGATCCTGGGCGAGAGCGCGCGTTCGCGCCTCAAGGAAATCCTCTTCGGTTCGATCGCCACGCACATCCTGCGCAAGACGAAATACGTGGATGTGCTCATCGTCGCCGACGTCCCCGAAGAAGAACGCGAACGCGAAGCGCCGTAG